The Sphingobacterium lactis sequence ATTAGGGGAATGGCAACGGGGGCCGTACCCGTTTTGCGGGATGGACAGTGCGAGAGCGTGTTGGGTTTGCGGATTTTTTTATGAAGAGGGGATTCTGCCATGGATCTGGCAACCGGGGATGGTGGCCGCGGAAATGGCGGCCGCCGGAATGAATATAGGGAATATATTTTTGATGGGGTGGATAATAAGCGTTTAATATAATATGGGAGGGGGGCCTTCCGACGGGACCGCGTCGGCCATCCCCCCGGGCACAAGAGATCCGCCGCACTGGCCCTCCGCACAACTCTTGCGCCAGCATCCGCACTGCCCGCGTTCCGTCCCCGGACGGCCCCCTTTACCCCCGCAACCCGCTTTCTGCCGCGCTTCCCCGAAAATTATCCGCCATTGGCATAGGCAGTTACGCGCTGTCCCCGAAAATTCTTTGCCGGGCCCCTTGGAGATATGGATTGTTTTGTCCTATCTTTGCACCACTCCGCAAGGGAGGGACGCCGGAAACGGCACTGACATATGGGTAATTGGAACGGATCGGAAGGTCGCCTTTGGGCACCGGAAGATGACCGGAAAAGAGCCCCCGAAAATTATTTCAAAATAAATTTTGGGGATTAAAAAAAACCTCTTACCTTTGCAGTCCCAACTACGGGGAACGGCACAGGGCGCGACGCCCGGAGCCGGAAAACAATGACAGATCAGGACCCTTCCGGGGTCACGATATACAGGCCGAGGCGCGACGCGGAGGCCGCATAAGTTCTTTAAATGATCATGTAGCGCAGCGATTAGTCGGAAGACGAAAGCTGAAGATTTATTAAGTTAAGTCAATTCAGAAAATCTCGGGAGCGGGAGAACAACATTAATACAGACGATTCTATTTTTATAAATAGTCTCGATCGAAACTTCATTTTACAATGGAGAGTTTGATCCTGGCTCAGGATGAACGCTAGCGGCAGGCCTAATACATGCAAGTCGGACGGGATCCAGGGGGTAGCTTGCTACCTTCTGGTGAGAGTGGCGCACGGGTGCGTAACGCGTGAGCAACCTACCCATATCAGGGGGATAGCCCGGAGAAATCCGGATTAACACCGCATGACACAGCAACCCCGCATGGGGACACTGTTAAATATTCATAGGATATGGATGGGCTCGCGTGACATTAGCTAGTTGGTGGGGTAACGGCCCACCAAGGCGACGATGTCTAGGGGCTCTGAGAGGAGAATCCCCCACACTGGTACTGAGACACGGACCAGACTCCTACGGGAGGCAGCAGTAAGGAATATTGGTCAATGGGGGCAACCCTGAACCAGCCATGCCGCGTGCAGGATGACTGCCCTATGGGTTGTAAACTGCTTTTGTCGGGGAATAAACCCCACTACGTGTAGTGGGCTGAATGTACCCGAAGAATAAGGATCGGCTAACTCCGTGCCAGCAGCCGCGGTAATACGGAGGATCCGAGCGTTATCCGGATTTATTGGGTTTAAAGGGTGCGTAGGCGGCACTTTAAGTCAGGGGTGAAAGACGGCAGCTCAACTGTCGCAGTGCCCTTGATACTGAAGTGCTTGAATGCGGTTGAAGACGGCGGAATGAGACAAGTAGCGGTGAAATGCATAGATATGTCTCAGAACACCGATTGCGAAGGCAGCTGTCTAAGCCGTTATTGACGCTGATGCACGAAAGCGTGGGGATCGAACAGGATTAGATACCCTGGTAGTCCACGCCCTAAACGATGATGACTCGATGTTTGCGATATACAGTAAGCGTCCAAGCGAAAGCGTTAAGTCATCCACCTGGGGAGTACGCCCGCAAGGGTGAAACTCAAAGGAATTGACGGGGGCCCGCACAAGCGGAGGAGCATGTGGTTTAATTCGATGATACGCGAGGAACCTTACCCGGGCTTGAAAGTTACTGAAGCATCCAGAGACGGATGCGTCCTTCGGGACAGGAAACTAGGTGCTGCATGGCTGTCGTCAGCTCGTGCCGTGAGGTGTTGGGTTAAGTCCCGCAACGAGCGCAACCCCTATGTTTAGTTGCCAGCATTTAAGGTGGGGACTCTAAACAGACTGCCTGCGCAAGCAGAGAGGAAGGCGGGGACGACGTCAAGTCATCATGGCCCTTACGTCCGGGGCTACACACGTGCTACAATGGATGGTACAGCGGGCAGCTACACAGCAATGTGATGCCAATCTCGAAAAGCCATTCACAGTTCGGATCGGGGTCTGCAACTCGACCCCGTGAAGTTGGATTCGCTAGTAATCGCGTATCAGCAATGACGCGGTGAATACGTTCCCGGGCCTTGTACACACCGCCCGTCAAGCCATGAAAGCTGGGGGTGCCTAAAGCATGTAACCGCAAGGAGCGTGTTAGGGCAAAACCGGTAATTGGGGCTAAGTCGTAACAAGGTAGCCGTACCGGAAGGTGCGGCTGGAATACCTCCTTTCTAGAGCCCGCCCCGAGAGGTCGCTGCGCGACATCATGATCATATATTGAATAAAAAGAAGACATTCAGAAGAAAGTGCCCGCCCCGCAAGTGGGAGGTACCGAGAGATGAGAGAGATAAGCTAGTCCCGTAGCTCAGTTGGTTAGAGCACTACACTGATAATGTAGGGGTCAGCAGTTCAAATCTGCTCGGGACTACGACGCGAAGGGGAATTAGCTCAGCTGGCTAGAGCACCTGCCTTGCACGCAGGGGGTCAACGGTTCGAATCCGTTATTCTCCACGAATCCTGAACGATCCGGAGATAGTATGTGGACCACGGTCTCACATCTCATATCTCAGGTCTGATATCTGGATAAAGAGTTCTTTGACATATTGGAAGAAAAGAGATAACAAGAGAAGACAACAGAGGCACGGTCATTCCTTCGGGGATGGTACGGCCAAGAGCAACCTACCACTTGGCAAAAGGGGTGGTAGCGTGAAGAAAGTAAACAAGGGCACACGGGGGATGTCTAGGCTCTCAGAGGCGATGAAGGACGTGATAAGCTGCGATAAGCCACGGGGATCGGCAAATGCGAATCGATCCGTGGATTTCCGAATGGGGCAACCCGGCATGTTGAAGACATGCCATCAAATGAGGCGAACGCGCTGAACTGAAACATCTAAGTAGGCGTAGGAGGAGAAAATAACAATGATTTCCCAAGTAGTGGCGAGCGAACGGGAAAGAGCCCAAACCATGTTTGTTACGGCAATCATGGGGTTGTAGGACCACGACATTGTACTGTGCTATGAACTGGAAGCAGGTGGGAAACTGCGCGATAAGGGTGAGAGCCCCGTACAGGCAAAGAATACAGGCATAGTGGTATCCTGAGTACCGCGGGACCGGAGAAATCCTGTGGGAATCCGCCAGCACCATCTGGCAAGGCTAAATACTCCTGAGAGACCGATAGTGGACCAGTACCGTGAGGGAAAGATGAAAAGAACCCCGAACAGGGGAGTGAAAAGAACCTGAAACCGTGTGCTTACAAGCGGTCGGAGCGGAGCGATTCCGTGACGGCGTGCCTTTTGCATAATGAGCCTACGAGTTACTCTTGTCCGGCAAGGTTAATCGATTAAGTCGAGGAGCCGAAGCGAAAGCGAGTCTGAACAGGGCGCATAGTCGGACGAGGTAGACGCGAAACCTTGTGATCTACCCTTGGGCAGGTTGAAGGTGCGGTAACACGTACTGGAGGACCGAACCGATAAACGTTGAAAAGTTTCCGGATGACCTGAGGGTAGGGGTGAAAGGCCAATCAAACTGGGAAATAGCTCGTACTCCCCGAAATGTTTTTAGGAACAGCGTCGGCATATGAGTCTAGCAGAGGTAGAGCTACCGATTGGGTGCGGGGGAGTCAAATCCTACCAAATCCAGACGAACTCCGAATGCTGCTAGATATGGCCGGCAGTGAGGCTTTGGGTGCTAAGGTCCAAGGCCGAGAGGGAAAGAACCCAGACCATCAGCTAAGGTCCCCAAATCCGTTCTAAGTTGAACTAACGAGGTCCGGTTGCCCAGACAGCTAGGATGTTGGCTTGGAAGCAGCCATTCATTTAAAGAGTGCGTAACAGCTCACTAGTCGAGCGGCCGGGCGTGGATAATAAACGGGCATCAAGAACGGTACCGAAGCTATGGATTGCAATTTATTGCACTGGTAGGGGAGCATTCCATCGGGGGCGAATCCGCAGGGTGACCTGTGGTGGACCTGATGGAAAAGCAAATGTAGGCATAAGTAACGATAAGGCGGGTGGGAAACCCGCCCACCGAAAGACCAAGGTTTCCTGATCAACGCTAATCGGATCAGGGTCAGTCGGGACCTAAGGCGCATCCGAAGGGAGGCAGCCGATGGCCAACGGGTTAATATTCCCGTACTGTTGATGACTGCGATGTGGTGACGGAGTAGTGACACTGCCGCGAGCTGACGGAATAGCTCGTTGAAGGGCAAAGGTATTGGACCGGTAGGCAAATCCGCCGGTACAGCTGAAGCCCGATAGTACGGCAAACCCTCGGGGGCGCCGATAGTGCAGGTAAGCAGACTTCCAAGAAAACCCGCTAAGCTTCAGGTCATCAAGACCCGTACCGCAAACCGACACAGGTGGTCGAGGAGAGAATCCTAAGGTGCTCGAGTGAATCATGGCTAAGGAACTCGGCAAAATGGCCCTGTAACTTCGGGAGAAGGGGCGCTTCCTCCAGCGATGGAGAAGCCGCAGTGAAAAGGCCCAGGCGACTGTTTAGCAAAAACATATGGCTTTGCGAAATCGAAAGATGAGGTATAAGGCCTGACACCTGCCCGGTGCTGGAAGGTTAAGAGGGGATGTCATCCGCAAGGAGAAGCATTGAATCGAAGCCCCAGTAAACGGCGGCCGTAACTATAACGGTCCTAAGGTAGCGAAATTCCTTGTCGGGTAAGTTCCGACCTGCACGAATGGTGTAACGATCTGGGCGCTGTCTCAGCCATGAGCTCGGTGAAATTGTGGTATCGGTGAAGACGCCGGTTACCCGCAACGGGACGGAAAGACCCCATGAACCTTCACTATAGCTTAACATTGAAATTGGGTACAGGATGTGTAGGATAGGCGGGAGTATGTGAAGCGGTTTCGCCAGGAATCGTGGATACAACCTTGAAATACCGCCCTTTCTGTATTCGGTTTCTAATCCCGCTAAGCGGGAGACATTGTTTGGTGGGTAGTTTGACTGGGGTGGTCGCCTCCAAAAAGGTAACGGAGGCTTTCAAAGGTAAGCTCAGTACGCTTGGTAACCGTACGCGGAGTGCAATGGCATAAGCTTGCTTGACTGTGAGACCTACAAGTCGACCAGGGTCGAAAGACGGACATAGTGATCCGGTGGTTCTGTATGGAAGGGCCATCGCTCAAAGGATAAAAGGTACTCTGGGGATAACAGGCTGATCTCCCCCAAGAGCTCATATCGACGGGGAGGTTTGGCACCTCGATGTCGGCTCGTCACATCCTGGGGCTGGAGAAGGTCCCAAGGGTTGGGCTGTTCGCCCATTAAAGTGGCACGCGAGCTGGGTTCAGAACGTCGCGAGACAGTTCGGTCCCTATCTGTTGTGGGCGCTGGAAGTTTGAGTGGATCTGACCTTAGTACGAGAGGACCGGGTTGGACGGACCGCTGGTGAACCTGTTATGCCGCCAGGTGTACGGCAGGGTAGCTACGTCCGGGATAGATAAGCGCTGAAAGCATCTAAGTGCGAAACTAGCCACGAGATGAGACTTCCTCATAAGGGTCGTCGGAGATTACGACGTCGATAGGCCACAGGTGTAAAGGTTGAGAGACCAAAGCCGAGTGGTACTAATAGCCCGAAGCTTTCCAATGCGGATAGTCTGTTGTCCTCTCTCTTTTTTGATCTTTTCTTCCAATAACATGTCAATGATGGAATCATCCATCAAAAGGTATTCAGGTGCCTATATCGGCGGTGTCCACCTCTTCCCATTCCGAACAGAGAAGTTAAGCCCGCCAGAGCCGATGGTATTGCCGTAACAGGTGGGAGAGTAGGTCGGTGCCTAATTTTATACAGAAGGCCATCCTTGCAAAGGGATGGCCTTTCTGTTTTTATAGTATTGAGATGTGAGTATTGAGATGTGAGAGGGAGTATTGAGATGTGAGTATTGAGATAAGAGACGCATGCGTGCCGGAAAGGATACCATGGGTCTTTTTACATTTATAGTATTTAGATCTTAGATGTGAGATATGAGGCACATGTGTGCCGGAAAGGATTCGATTTATCTTAATACTTAATACTAGCTGCTAAATACTATTTTGCACTATCCAAGCCTTTCTATCTCAAATCTCACATCTCAAATCTCATAATCTAAGTTTGCTATCTCACATCTCACATCTCACATCTCCCATTTAACTGAAATCTTCCCCATTTTCCTATATTTAGTCGTTAGATTGTATTTTTTTATCCTTAAGTTAGTAAGCAACATGTTTACGCGCGAATCATAAAATATTCTGCTAATCGCGCAATTTTAATTTCTCAATAAATAATAATCCTACTTTTATATATTTTTTCTTTCTTTATTGAATTTCAATAGCTATATTTAACTTTTAGGCCTGCATATTGCTTGTTTTTAAATCAACCGATAAAGTAATTGTATTTATGGATCCAATTAAAGTTGCCATTATTGATGACAATATCTTATGTCGTCAACTCTTGATGTTACAATTGGCTGCAATTGAAACAATAGAAATTGAGGTTGTTTTTCAGACCGATACCCTGGTTGGTATCCATGATCGCCTAAGTACCGATACCAAAATTGATCTCTTTCTGTTGGATATCATGATGCCCGAAATCGATGGTATCGCAGGAATTGGGATCTTAAAGGAGATGTTTCCCCGCATTCCGATATTCATGGTTTCCGATGTACAGGACCTGGCTGTCATCCAGCAATGTATCGTAGCCGGTGCACAGGCCTTTATTCCAAAAGGTTCATCCGTATCCCAATTGATGCGAACGCTGATCGGTATCCTGATGAATAAAGAACACCACATCTGTCCCAAGCTTACCAAATCTATATATCAAGGGATCCATGCGCAAAGTGCCCTGCATATCGATCTGTCGGTAGATGAATTGGAATTGGTGGATCAGGTCTTTCAGGGGAAAAGCTTGGAGGTAATCAGTGAAATTCTGGAAAGACCGTTTTGCTATGTGCAATCGATGATCCTGGAGGTGCTACGGAAAATGAAACTGCCGACAAATGCCTGCTACCTTGCGGGATAAACCGCTCAGCTATTGGGATTTCTACCCATTTTTAAACCGATCAACTGTTCTTAACCCTAGTATAATAATATTATTACACGATATTAATCCTTTTTTCCCTATTTTTCGGTAATTCTGAACTGATTCAGATAGCATTTTTGCAACCTAGGAATGAAAAGAACATCTATTATTGTGATCGTCATATCGGTCCTCATCGTGGCCGGTTTGGTATTTTACAGAATTCATACGAACAAGGAAAAAGAGGAAAAGCAAAATGGACCTGCTGGTCCGCGGACAGCTGCCAAGGTATATGGCAAAGTGATCCAAGGGCAGCCGTTTTCTGATTTCCTGTCCCTTTCCGGCGCCATCGAGGCTGATGAACAGATCGAGATCCATACCGAGATTTCGGGAATCGTGGAGTCCATCAACTTCTCCGAGGGTGGTCGCGTATCGCAAGGTCAGGTGCTGTTGCGCATCAATGATGCCGAATTGCAGGCACAGCTTGCCCAAGCGCAGACCCGCAATAACCTCGCCGCAGAAAATGAGCGCCGAGCGAAATTACTGTTGGAGAAGGAAGCCATCTCTCAGGAAGAATACGATATCGCCAGTGCAGATTTCCGT is a genomic window containing:
- a CDS encoding response regulator, giving the protein MDPIKVAIIDDNILCRQLLMLQLAAIETIEIEVVFQTDTLVGIHDRLSTDTKIDLFLLDIMMPEIDGIAGIGILKEMFPRIPIFMVSDVQDLAVIQQCIVAGAQAFIPKGSSVSQLMRTLIGILMNKEHHICPKLTKSIYQGIHAQSALHIDLSVDELELVDQVFQGKSLEVISEILERPFCYVQSMILEVLRKMKLPTNACYLAG